TGCTGGGCGAGCACGGAGAGGCGGTACGAGTCGCCGCGGGCGTCGCACCACTTCATGACCTCGTCGCGCTGGTAGTGGTGACCGAGGAGGAACACCTCGTCACCGAGCGCGGCCTTGGCCGCACCGATCCACTCGTCGATCTGTTCGGGGGTTGCGTCGAGGTAGCGCTCGGGGAGCGATGTCTGGAGCCGCAGCATGTTGTCGGGACCTCCCTGGAGGGAAGCTCCGCTGAAGGGCGGTGGGGGCAGCCTGGTCGCCACGCCACGGGGATGTCGCCCACGGAGCTGATATGTCGCCGGAAACCAGGCCGGCGTGAACACAGTCTAGGCCCGGTGACGCGTCCGCACCCCGGATTCGGGGGATGATCGGGGGATGTCACCGGACGGCCGCACCGAGCTGTGGAGAGGCGTCGAGATCTTCGGCCTCTCCGGGCTGGCCGTCGCGCAGCCCCTCTACGAGGTCTTCGGCGACAGCCCGGAGGTCTTCGTCTTCGCGGACGCCGGCCGCCGCGACATCGTCGCGTTCGCCCTGGTGCTGCTGCTCGTGCCGCCGCTCGTGCTGTGGGGGATCGGCGCGCTGGTGGGGCTCGTGGCCCCCAAGGCCCGCCAACCCGTCCACCTCGCCACGCTGGGCGTCCTGGGCGGTCTGCTCGGCATGTACCTGGTCAAGCACCTGGGTTGGGAGCCCGGCCTCCTGCTCGTCGTCATCGGCGCCGCCGCCTTCGCCCTGGTCGTCTGGGCCTACCGCCGCACGCGAGCCACCGCCACGCTGTTGCACTACCTCGCCCTCGGCCCGGTGCTGTTCGTCGTCAGCTTCCTGGCGCTGTCGCCGGCGAGCGAGCTGCTCCGACCCGAGAACGCCGACGCGGCCAACCTGGACGTGGTCGCCCCGGAGGACCTGCCCCCGGTGGTGATGATCGTGTTCGACGAGTGGCCGCTGACCACCATCGTGGGCACGGACGGCGAGATCGACGCCGAGCTCTATCCGAACCTGGCCCGCCTCGCCGGCGACAGCACGTGGTACCCGAACACGACGACCGTCACGAACTCGACCCTGTTCGCGGTGCCGTCGATCCTCACCGGCCAGATGCCCGAGGACGACCTCGGCGCCGACGCCCGGTCGCACCCCGAGAACATCTTCACCCTGCTCGGCGGCGTGTACGACCTCGAGGCGGTCGAGCCGATCACCGCGCTCTGTCCCACGGCCATCTGCAACGAGCCCGAGGATCCGGCCGCCTCGGACGACGGCGGCGCGGCCTCGTTGTCCGACTCGCCCCTCGGCACCCTGCTGCGCAACGCCCGATCCGTGTACCGCACCCTCGTCAGCCCCACCGACCCCCTCGGCGGCTCGACCGACCTCGAGGACGCGGAGACCGCGGCAGCGGAGGCCGGCGCGGTGGAGGAGGGCGACGTCGAGGCCCAGGTGCGCGACGCACAGGAGGACCAGGGCGAGGCGGACATCCTCGCCGTCTTCGGGCCCCGGCCACAGGGCCTCAACGGCCTGCTCAGCACCATCGAGCCGGACGAGGGCCCGACCGTCCACTTCCTGCACCTGCTCCTGCCCCACACGCCGTACGCC
This region of Acidimicrobiales bacterium genomic DNA includes:
- a CDS encoding sulfatase-like hydrolase/transferase, which gives rise to MSPDGRTELWRGVEIFGLSGLAVAQPLYEVFGDSPEVFVFADAGRRDIVAFALVLLLVPPLVLWGIGALVGLVAPKARQPVHLATLGVLGGLLGMYLVKHLGWEPGLLLVVIGAAAFALVVWAYRRTRATATLLHYLALGPVLFVVSFLALSPASELLRPENADAANLDVVAPEDLPPVVMIVFDEWPLTTIVGTDGEIDAELYPNLARLAGDSTWYPNTTTVTNSTLFAVPSILTGQMPEDDLGADARSHPENIFTLLGGVYDLEAVEPITALCPTAICNEPEDPAASDDGGAASLSDSPLGTLLRNARSVYRTLVSPTDPLGGSTDLEDAETAAAEAGAVEEGDVEAQVRDAQEDQGEADILAVFGPRPQGLNGLLSTIEPDEGPTVHFLHLLLPHTPYAHLPTGEQYPSDEGLREVTEVRGDDPSGNRRGPSQQAADFDRQRLLLQVGYLDALVGDLIDRLEEAGLYDESLVVLTSDHGITFEAGAPARGLGPAPVDPDTMHDLAWVPLIVKAPGQTEGVVDDRNALNIDVVPTIADLLDIDIPWEVDGRSLAGEPRRGDHKPFLRAVGLSGANYQFEEPIGVEDQADLDDVFAGGVDTFLPGRRGLDRWYTYGPRPDLVGRRAAAIGLGPVSDLGPAQVETGRRVEVAAGEELPALVVGRVNGDAPDGTLVAVTVDGTVAAVVPMYTDQFGPGRVAAMLLRSALTEGEHDIGFLEVTGGSSPTLRPLRLQ